A region of Terriglobales bacterium DNA encodes the following proteins:
- a CDS encoding sigma-54 dependent transcriptional regulator, giving the protein MDRILLVEDKAELREMLRTALARMDYEVEPAAGLAESLAKLRQFRFSAVLTDLKLPDGSGMDILRATLEADPAMPVVIMTAYGGIADAVAAMRDGAYDFIQKPIDLEHLRHLLARAIERQQLLRENLVLKEDYARRYGFPRIVGEHPAMLAAAREMQRIAPASSTVLLLGESGTGKELFARAIHQLSPRANRPFVALNCAAIPEALVENELFGHERGAFTGADRRRAGKFELAHEGTIFLDEIGELPAGSQGKLLRVLEEHVIERLGGTTTVPVDVRVIAATNRDLESAAARGEFRQDLYYRLAVVPIRIPALRERGEDLRLLAEHFLERFRKELKKPRLAFSPDAIAALRAHPWPGNVRELQNAVERASILNDGELSAADLGLAANVRPAPVRGSDLGGSLASASSRAVESVERAKIEATLRECKWNKAAAAQRLGISYKTLLNKIHAYGLD; this is encoded by the coding sequence ATGGACCGCATCCTTCTGGTCGAGGACAAAGCCGAGCTTCGTGAAATGTTGCGAACGGCCCTGGCCCGCATGGACTATGAGGTGGAGCCTGCTGCCGGCCTTGCCGAATCTCTGGCGAAGCTCCGCCAGTTCCGTTTCTCGGCGGTGCTCACCGACCTGAAGCTACCCGACGGCTCGGGCATGGATATCCTCCGCGCCACCTTGGAAGCGGATCCCGCCATGCCCGTGGTCATCATGACCGCCTACGGAGGCATCGCCGACGCGGTGGCCGCGATGCGCGACGGCGCCTACGATTTCATTCAGAAGCCTATCGACCTGGAACATCTCCGTCACTTGCTCGCGCGGGCCATCGAGCGCCAACAGCTCCTGCGCGAGAATCTGGTCCTGAAGGAGGATTACGCCCGTCGCTATGGCTTCCCCCGCATCGTCGGCGAGCATCCTGCCATGCTGGCCGCGGCACGCGAGATGCAGCGCATCGCGCCTGCCAGCAGCACGGTTTTGCTTCTCGGCGAGAGCGGAACCGGCAAGGAGCTGTTCGCCCGCGCCATCCACCAGCTCAGCCCGCGCGCCAACCGGCCCTTCGTCGCGCTGAACTGCGCCGCCATACCGGAAGCTTTGGTGGAGAACGAACTCTTCGGACACGAGCGTGGCGCATTTACCGGCGCCGATCGCCGCCGCGCCGGCAAGTTCGAACTGGCCCACGAGGGCACCATCTTCTTGGATGAAATAGGCGAGTTGCCCGCGGGCTCGCAGGGGAAACTTCTCCGAGTCCTTGAAGAACACGTGATCGAACGCCTGGGAGGGACCACGACCGTCCCGGTGGACGTACGCGTGATCGCGGCTACCAACCGTGATCTGGAATCGGCCGCCGCACGCGGCGAGTTCCGCCAGGACCTCTATTACCGGCTGGCGGTGGTGCCCATCCGTATCCCGGCGCTGCGGGAGCGGGGCGAGGATTTGCGACTCCTCGCCGAGCACTTCCTGGAGCGCTTCCGCAAGGAACTCAAGAAGCCGCGCCTGGCGTTCTCGCCGGACGCAATCGCCGCCTTGCGCGCCCACCCCTGGCCCGGAAACGTGCGCGAGCTGCAGAATGCAGTCGAGCGGGCCTCCATACTGAACGACGGAGAACTCTCGGCCGCCGACCTCGGACTCGCCGCGAACGTGCGTCCCGCTCCGGTACGCGGCAGCGACCTGGGCGGCTCGCTGGCTTCGGCGTCGTCGCGTGCGGTCGAGTCCGTCGAGCGCGCCAAGATCGAGGCCACGCTGCGCGAGTGCAAATGGAATAAGGCCGCCGCGGCCCAGCGCCTGGGCATCTCGTATAAGACGCTGCTCAACAAGATCCACGCCTACGGGCTGGATTGA
- a CDS encoding MBL fold metallo-hydrolase gives MKRHGLWLSALLIAGFSAGQEQKPAEAPAPATMQVITLGTGFPRPSNERAGPATAVVVKDKVFLVDAGRGVVMRLAATEFPLKSVRAVFLTHLHSDHTSGLPDLFTSTWIFGRRTPLELYGPKGTKQVADALLKFFEEDIHIRRDLTEMQPAEGAKIRTHIVREGVVYRDEDVRVTAFAVDHRPVEHAYGYRFDSAGKSIVISGDTRYSSNLVRFARGADVLVHEVALPEWFDDVDPPQVAARLKAYHTPPEEAGRVAREAGVKMLVLTHLVPADEEDKIRQRAAKEFSGRVEIASDLMRF, from the coding sequence ATGAAACGGCATGGGCTATGGCTCAGTGCGCTGTTGATCGCCGGCTTCTCCGCTGGACAGGAACAGAAGCCTGCTGAGGCTCCTGCGCCCGCTACCATGCAGGTGATCACGCTGGGCACGGGCTTCCCTCGCCCCAGCAACGAACGCGCCGGCCCGGCCACCGCCGTGGTTGTGAAGGACAAGGTTTTTCTGGTCGACGCCGGACGCGGCGTCGTGATGCGCCTGGCCGCCACCGAATTCCCGTTGAAGTCCGTGCGGGCCGTGTTCCTCACTCACTTGCATTCGGACCACACGTCCGGCCTGCCCGATCTCTTCACCAGCACCTGGATCTTCGGCCGAAGAACGCCTCTTGAGCTCTACGGGCCGAAAGGCACCAAGCAGGTCGCGGACGCGTTGCTGAAGTTTTTCGAGGAAGACATTCACATCCGTCGCGATCTCACCGAAATGCAACCTGCCGAGGGAGCGAAGATCCGCACTCACATCGTGCGCGAGGGCGTGGTCTATCGCGACGAGGATGTTCGGGTCACCGCTTTCGCGGTAGACCATCGGCCGGTGGAGCACGCTTACGGCTACCGCTTCGATTCCGCCGGTAAGAGCATCGTCATCTCCGGCGACACGCGCTACAGCTCGAACCTGGTCCGCTTCGCCAGGGGTGCCGACGTCCTGGTGCACGAAGTCGCTCTGCCCGAATGGTTCGACGACGTGGACCCTCCTCAGGTCGCCGCCCGGCTCAAGGCCTACCACACCCCGCCGGAGGAGGCCGGCCGCGTGGCCCGCGAAGCAGGGGTAAAGATGCTGGTCCTCACGCACCTCGTCCCGGCGGACGAAGAGGACAAGATCCGCCAGCGCGCTGCTAAGGAATTCTCCGGAAGGGTGGAGATAGCTAGTGATTTAATGAGATTCTAA
- a CDS encoding BadF/BadG/BcrA/BcrD ATPase family protein — translation MGLYIGIDGGGTKTDCVVGDDHAVLGRATTGGCKVTRVGEAEARANLQKAIAEACRAGRVEPRGVSRVCVGLAGASDTDSCQVVQRIVAEVVPASVEVVGDMVVAFEAAFREGAGVLVSAGTGSIAYGRNERGETARAGGWGPVVSDEGSGDWIGRAAVAAALRAFDAGTTTALAAGILNAWQVATRDDVARMANSHPPPDFAALFPIALTAADRGDALARDILIRAGTELAQLARIVSRRLWPGQSAVRVRICGGVFMNSFCVQQVFENSLRAERPDAAVTFGMVDAAAGALAYARRGATRPAAIMV, via the coding sequence ATGGGCCTGTACATCGGCATCGACGGCGGGGGCACAAAGACCGACTGCGTCGTGGGCGACGACCATGCCGTGCTGGGACGAGCGACCACCGGCGGCTGCAAGGTAACTCGGGTGGGAGAGGCCGAGGCGCGCGCGAACCTGCAGAAGGCCATCGCCGAAGCTTGCCGCGCCGGGCGCGTCGAGCCGCGCGGCGTTTCCCGCGTGTGTGTCGGGCTGGCGGGTGCCTCGGACACCGATTCCTGCCAGGTGGTGCAGCGCATCGTGGCAGAAGTGGTGCCGGCCTCGGTCGAAGTGGTCGGCGACATGGTGGTTGCGTTCGAAGCGGCCTTTCGCGAAGGAGCCGGGGTACTGGTGAGCGCCGGGACGGGTTCGATCGCCTATGGGCGCAATGAGCGTGGCGAGACGGCGCGCGCCGGAGGCTGGGGCCCTGTGGTCTCCGACGAGGGCTCCGGCGACTGGATCGGCCGGGCCGCGGTGGCAGCCGCGCTGCGCGCCTTCGACGCCGGTACCACTACGGCTCTGGCCGCCGGGATCCTCAATGCCTGGCAGGTGGCGACACGCGATGACGTGGCGCGCATGGCCAACTCCCATCCGCCGCCGGATTTTGCCGCACTCTTTCCGATAGCGCTGACGGCAGCGGACCGAGGCGATGCGCTGGCGCGCGACATTCTGATCCGCGCCGGTACGGAGCTGGCGCAACTCGCGCGCATTGTTTCACGGCGTCTGTGGCCGGGGCAGAGTGCGGTGCGAGTGCGCATCTGTGGCGGCGTGTTCATGAACTCGTTCTGCGTGCAACAGGTGTTCGAGAATTCGCTGCGAGCCGAGCGTCCCGACGCCGCAGTCACCTTCGGCATGGTGGACGCCGCCGCCGGCGCCCTGGCGTATGCCCGGCGGGGCGCCACGCGCCCGGCCGCGATCATGGTGTAG
- a CDS encoding ATP-binding protein yields the protein MRLLDNPLMLALLLATLTVGAMVVLGAWLILHFRRGAVDTSEPAPSARPLAESEAFAAAAVQGVIQRLKEQEKELARLRQAERERAQASETVSAAVLSNLASGVILFSPTGTVRQANEAVRSILGFASPTGLHARDLFRGVTALRLETGEAAPSNEPLLGALQAALGTGQSFRRLEADYTTPDGAQRVLGVALSPVRGSAGEMLGVTCLVSDLTEITGLARQIRLKDNLASLGEMSAGIAHEFKNSLATISGYAQMLTAENDAATVRQFASRIVAETGNLTRIVTDFLNFARPRALEPELIDLRQLLEECARECPIEVRLGLPEGFSLVGDRTALRQAFSNLLRNSAESGKNGVPVTVEVTGETDAQQARVVLRDNGAGIPAEDLARIFIPFFTTKSGGTGLGLALVHRIVTQHGGTIAVTSNPSGSTFTLSLPVGKPVPPSTPSELQ from the coding sequence GTGAGGCTGCTGGACAACCCGCTGATGCTGGCTCTCCTCCTGGCCACACTGACCGTGGGCGCCATGGTCGTGCTCGGCGCCTGGCTGATACTTCACTTCCGCCGGGGCGCAGTAGACACAAGCGAGCCGGCGCCATCGGCCAGACCCCTCGCCGAAAGCGAAGCCTTCGCCGCCGCCGCCGTGCAGGGTGTGATCCAGAGGCTCAAGGAGCAGGAGAAGGAACTGGCGCGCCTGCGACAGGCGGAACGAGAACGCGCCCAGGCTTCAGAGACGGTCAGCGCCGCCGTGCTCTCCAATCTGGCCAGCGGCGTGATTCTCTTCAGCCCTACGGGCACGGTTCGCCAGGCGAACGAGGCGGTGCGCAGCATTCTGGGATTTGCCTCGCCTACCGGGCTGCACGCCCGCGACTTGTTTCGCGGCGTGACTGCCCTGCGTCTGGAAACGGGAGAGGCGGCCCCCTCGAACGAGCCTCTGCTGGGTGCGCTGCAGGCCGCACTCGGAACCGGCCAGTCCTTCCGCCGCCTGGAAGCCGATTACACCACGCCGGATGGTGCACAGCGCGTGCTCGGCGTTGCGCTCTCACCCGTCCGCGGGTCTGCGGGCGAGATGCTGGGAGTTACCTGCCTGGTCAGCGACCTAACGGAAATCACCGGCTTGGCCCGCCAGATCCGCCTCAAGGACAACCTGGCTTCCCTGGGCGAGATGTCGGCCGGCATCGCCCACGAATTCAAGAACTCGCTCGCCACCATCTCCGGCTATGCCCAGATGCTCACCGCAGAGAACGATGCCGCAACGGTGCGCCAGTTCGCCTCCAGGATCGTGGCGGAAACCGGCAATCTCACGCGTATCGTCACCGACTTCCTGAACTTTGCGCGTCCCCGCGCGCTCGAACCTGAACTCATCGACCTGCGCCAGTTGCTGGAGGAATGCGCTCGTGAGTGCCCGATCGAGGTCCGCCTCGGATTACCGGAGGGCTTCTCCCTCGTAGGCGACCGCACAGCGCTCCGTCAGGCCTTCAGCAACCTGCTGCGCAACAGCGCGGAGTCGGGAAAGAACGGCGTCCCCGTGACGGTAGAGGTGACCGGCGAGACCGACGCTCAGCAGGCGCGGGTGGTCCTGCGCGACAACGGCGCCGGCATCCCTGCCGAAGACCTGGCCCGCATCTTCATCCCCTTTTTCACGACCAAGTCCGGAGGCACAGGACTCGGTCTGGCCCTGGTGCACCGTATCGTCACCCAACATGGCGGCACGATCGCCGTGACCAGCAACCCGTCCGGAAGTACGTTTACCCTCTCGCTTCCGGTCGGAAAACCCGTGCCGCCTTCGACGCCATCAGAGTTACAATGA
- a CDS encoding prepilin peptidase — MTEAFEHLFPLFLFLLGLAFGSFLNVCIYRLPRRLSVIRPRSACPACGAAIPAHDNIPVLSWILLRGRCRHCKARISIRYAVVELLTALLFLLCYFSFGPTLLTLKYAVFGFLLLGLIFTDAETKLLPDKLTLPGMALGFFFSLLVPVGGLVGWLLPELVPASFDPEVSWRLHSLADSLLGAAVGSSFIYGAGALYLRARGVEGMGFGDVKLMGMIGAFLGVQLTIFTLFSASLAGSLFGLTTVLTVWVRRFRRIVARGREPAAARRRAWRSAQLVYRYYEMPFGVFLGSMALVAVFLGDAFFRWYAGRYS; from the coding sequence GTGACTGAGGCCTTCGAACACCTGTTTCCCCTTTTTCTGTTTCTGCTGGGATTGGCCTTCGGCAGTTTTCTGAACGTGTGTATCTATCGGCTGCCGCGAAGGCTGTCTGTAATCCGTCCGAGGTCGGCCTGCCCCGCGTGCGGCGCAGCGATCCCCGCCCACGACAACATTCCCGTGTTGAGCTGGATCCTGCTCCGCGGCCGCTGCCGCCATTGCAAGGCGCGCATCTCCATTCGCTACGCGGTGGTCGAACTTCTGACGGCTCTGCTTTTCCTGCTGTGTTACTTCAGCTTCGGACCGACGCTGTTGACGCTGAAATACGCCGTCTTCGGTTTCCTGCTGCTCGGCCTGATTTTCACCGACGCGGAAACCAAGCTGCTTCCCGACAAGCTCACCTTGCCGGGCATGGCGCTCGGGTTCTTCTTCAGCTTGCTCGTTCCGGTGGGTGGACTGGTAGGCTGGCTGCTGCCCGAACTGGTACCCGCCAGCTTCGATCCGGAGGTGTCGTGGCGGCTGCATTCGCTCGCCGACTCCCTGCTGGGTGCGGCGGTGGGCTCTTCCTTCATCTACGGGGCTGGGGCTCTGTACCTGCGCGCCCGAGGCGTGGAAGGCATGGGCTTCGGCGACGTGAAGTTGATGGGGATGATTGGCGCGTTCCTGGGCGTCCAGCTCACGATCTTCACGTTGTTTTCGGCCTCGCTGGCCGGCTCACTGTTCGGTCTGACCACCGTGCTGACCGTTTGGGTACGGCGCTTCCGTCGCATCGTGGCTCGTGGCCGCGAACCGGCTGCAGCCCGCCGTCGAGCCTGGCGGTCGGCTCAGCTGGTGTACCGTTACTATGAAATGCCCTTCGGCGTCTTTCTGGGAAGCATGGCGCTGGTGGCGGTCTTTCTAGGCGACGCCTTCTTCCGCTGGTACGCAGGGCGCTACTCGTGA
- a CDS encoding BON domain-containing protein, which produces MKSRGRTYIPVLVILTMGLAIGCSRGRTDAQIVADVQARLFADPAVTTKQIQVSAENGTVTLTGTVASEMERAAAANSAAQVAGVKTVVNNLTVAQAAVSATIPVEAPAQVEPAAPARPRASSRSTAARSSVPAAAPAAPVQPVSAPAQPAAPRTPEPVTLDAGTTLEIRLIDSIDSERNQLGDVIRATLEHPLVYGDRVVVPKGAEVEGRIVEAKSAGRFKGRSEIALELTRLIVNGRSYAIQTDQFTREGSSRGKRTAATIGGGAALGAIIGGLAGGGKGAAIGAAVGAGAGTGVQAATKGEQIRIPSETVMTFHLQNSLTVTPVGRIERSATESTEYNE; this is translated from the coding sequence ATGAAGTCCAGGGGCAGGACGTACATTCCGGTTCTGGTGATTCTGACCATGGGGCTGGCTATCGGCTGCTCACGCGGCCGCACCGACGCCCAAATCGTGGCTGACGTGCAAGCCCGGCTGTTCGCCGATCCCGCCGTCACGACGAAGCAGATTCAGGTGAGCGCGGAGAACGGCACGGTGACGCTCACCGGTACCGTAGCCAGTGAAATGGAGCGCGCTGCGGCGGCGAACAGCGCCGCCCAGGTCGCCGGCGTGAAGACGGTGGTGAACAACCTGACCGTTGCCCAGGCCGCTGTGTCGGCTACTATACCCGTGGAAGCACCGGCGCAGGTAGAGCCCGCCGCGCCGGCTCGCCCGCGCGCGTCTTCACGCTCCACGGCAGCGCGGAGCTCGGTTCCCGCTGCTGCGCCGGCCGCTCCTGTGCAGCCCGTGAGCGCTCCGGCCCAGCCGGCGGCTCCGAGGACCCCGGAGCCGGTGACGCTGGACGCCGGCACCACGCTCGAAATCCGCTTGATTGACTCGATTGACTCCGAGCGCAATCAACTCGGCGACGTCATCCGCGCCACGCTCGAGCATCCGCTGGTCTACGGCGACCGCGTCGTCGTACCCAAGGGCGCGGAGGTCGAAGGCCGCATCGTGGAAGCCAAGAGCGCCGGGCGCTTCAAGGGCCGCTCGGAAATCGCCCTGGAGCTGACCCGCCTGATCGTGAACGGCAGGTCGTACGCCATTCAGACCGACCAGTTCACGCGCGAGGGTAGTTCGCGCGGGAAGCGGACGGCGGCGACCATTGGCGGCGGAGCAGCGCTCGGGGCCATCATCGGAGGACTGGCGGGTGGCGGGAAGGGCGCCGCCATCGGTGCTGCCGTAGGCGCGGGCGCTGGTACCGGAGTCCAGGCGGCCACCAAGGGCGAGCAGATCCGTATTCCGTCGGAGACGGTAATGACCTTCCACTTGCAGAACTCTCTCACCGTCACTCCGGTAGGACGCATCGAGCGCTCCGCAACCGAAAGCACTGAATACAACGAATAG
- the uvrC gene encoding excinuclease ABC subunit UvrC translates to MDFEAKIRSLPASPGVYLYKNAEGEIIYVGKAKNLRARVRTYFADRGIADAKTGSLLREAADLDYILVDNEKEALALENNLIKQKKPRFNILLRDDKTYPYIKLTAFERYPRVYVTRRLRKDGSAYYGPYFPASLAHRLVDLIHRHFLVPSCKVDLTRYHPRPCLQYYIRRCLGPCVKGLTTPEAYQEAVRDVRLFLEGRPTDLVHSLRARMDHAAAAEEYERAAKYRDLISTVEQMQQKQRMAAVEGEDADVFGYHYENGMLAVNLFHMRGGRVLDRREFFWEDLPESIPGSGFDPGEFFSALLKQLYLDQHYVPRSLHVPVDFEDRQLLEELLAEKRRGKLEILVPQRGEKRSLVDLVARNARQSFEQRFRVMKPAARAVQEALQDALTLPELPTRIECFDISHIQGAETVASMVVWESGRMNKAEYRKFIVRSVDGVDDFAAMREVVSRRYRRLQQEQRRLPSLVLVDGGVGQLHAAAQALEGLEIINQPLAAIAKREELLYVYGQEQEPIALDHHSPVLHLIQSIRDESHRFALTFHRKRRQMRDRGSELLQVPGIGPATRRRLLEHFGSLRAVQQANAAALAAVVTPKQAEAIHQHFHK, encoded by the coding sequence TTGGACTTCGAGGCCAAAATCCGCAGCCTGCCCGCCTCGCCCGGCGTGTATCTCTACAAAAATGCCGAAGGCGAGATCATCTACGTCGGCAAGGCCAAGAACCTGCGCGCCCGCGTACGTACCTATTTCGCCGACCGCGGGATCGCCGACGCCAAGACCGGCTCCCTGCTGCGCGAGGCCGCCGACCTCGACTACATCCTGGTGGACAACGAGAAAGAGGCGCTGGCTCTCGAGAACAACCTCATCAAGCAAAAGAAGCCGCGTTTCAATATCCTGCTGCGAGACGACAAGACCTATCCCTACATCAAGCTCACTGCCTTCGAACGCTACCCGCGCGTCTACGTCACGCGACGCCTGCGAAAGGACGGCAGCGCCTACTACGGTCCCTACTTCCCCGCCAGCCTGGCACACCGCCTGGTGGATCTTATCCACCGCCACTTCCTGGTGCCCTCGTGCAAGGTGGACTTGACGCGCTACCACCCGCGTCCCTGCCTGCAGTACTACATCCGCCGTTGCCTTGGGCCGTGCGTCAAGGGCCTTACTACACCGGAGGCTTACCAGGAAGCCGTGCGTGACGTCCGCTTGTTCCTCGAAGGAAGGCCCACCGACCTTGTCCACTCCCTCCGCGCGCGCATGGATCACGCGGCAGCAGCGGAGGAGTACGAACGCGCCGCCAAATATCGCGACCTGATCTCCACCGTCGAGCAGATGCAGCAGAAGCAGCGCATGGCTGCGGTCGAAGGCGAGGACGCCGATGTCTTCGGCTATCATTACGAGAACGGCATGCTGGCCGTCAACCTCTTCCATATGCGCGGCGGACGCGTCCTGGACCGCCGCGAGTTCTTCTGGGAAGACCTGCCGGAAAGCATCCCTGGGTCCGGCTTCGACCCTGGCGAATTCTTCTCCGCTTTGCTCAAGCAGCTCTATCTGGATCAGCACTACGTGCCGCGCAGCCTTCACGTCCCGGTGGATTTCGAAGACCGCCAGCTTCTGGAGGAGCTCCTTGCCGAGAAGCGCCGTGGCAAGCTCGAGATTCTGGTGCCGCAGCGTGGCGAGAAACGCTCGCTGGTCGATCTGGTGGCCCGCAACGCGCGCCAGTCCTTCGAGCAGCGCTTTCGCGTCATGAAGCCGGCGGCCCGTGCCGTGCAGGAAGCCCTGCAGGACGCCCTCACGCTGCCGGAATTGCCCACGCGCATCGAGTGCTTCGACATCTCGCATATCCAGGGCGCGGAAACCGTGGCATCCATGGTGGTCTGGGAGAGCGGGCGCATGAACAAAGCGGAATATCGCAAGTTCATCGTGCGCTCGGTGGATGGCGTGGATGACTTCGCCGCCATGCGCGAAGTCGTGAGCCGCCGCTACCGCCGCCTGCAACAGGAGCAGCGGCGTTTGCCCAGCCTGGTGTTGGTGGATGGCGGAGTCGGTCAGCTTCATGCCGCGGCCCAGGCGCTGGAGGGACTGGAGATCATCAACCAGCCGCTGGCCGCCATCGCCAAGCGTGAGGAACTACTTTACGTCTACGGACAGGAACAGGAACCCATCGCTCTCGACCATCATTCTCCGGTTCTGCATCTCATCCAAAGCATCCGCGACGAATCGCACCGGTTTGCGCTCACCTTTCACCGCAAGCGCCGCCAGATGCGCGACCGCGGTTCCGAGCTGCTGCAGGTCCCCGGCATCGGCCCCGCGACCCGCCGCCGCCTCCTGGAGCATTTCGGCAGCCTGCGCGCCGTGCAGCAGGCCAATGCCGCTGCGCTCGCTGCTGTAGTCACTCCCAAACAGGCCGAAGCTATTCATCAGCATTTTCATAAGTAG
- a CDS encoding tetratricopeptide repeat protein, whose protein sequence is MRVRFTLVVLLGFSVLLCAQETSPAPQPAPSPETKAEEQPADTQKTEEGTQTKKKRKRFNNPLSDLCIHVAGSPCYDIKKKKPEENDQRGSEGKGQTAPAGESVPRSDADTEGDYSSSRETIAVMTGAERKKEPAGESEVTELKHYDPHQAEKDIEVGEFYLKRKNYKAAIYRFRSALENKPNYALAMFRLAQALEPTGEVDEARSLYERYLQILPNGEWAAEAQKALARLQPRAEKAATSPPAETPR, encoded by the coding sequence ATGCGCGTACGCTTCACTCTTGTCGTGCTGCTCGGGTTTTCCGTGCTGCTCTGCGCCCAGGAGACGTCGCCGGCTCCGCAGCCTGCGCCCAGCCCAGAAACAAAGGCCGAGGAGCAGCCGGCCGATACCCAGAAAACCGAGGAGGGGACGCAAACCAAGAAGAAACGCAAGCGATTCAATAATCCCCTTTCCGACCTTTGCATCCACGTGGCGGGTTCTCCCTGCTACGACATCAAGAAAAAGAAGCCTGAGGAGAACGACCAGAGAGGATCGGAAGGGAAGGGACAGACCGCACCGGCGGGTGAATCCGTGCCGCGTTCGGATGCGGACACGGAAGGTGATTACAGTTCCAGCCGCGAGACCATCGCCGTCATGACCGGCGCCGAGCGCAAGAAGGAACCCGCCGGCGAGAGCGAGGTCACGGAGCTGAAGCATTACGACCCGCACCAGGCAGAGAAAGACATCGAGGTCGGCGAGTTTTATCTCAAGCGGAAGAACTACAAGGCAGCCATCTATCGCTTCCGCTCGGCGCTGGAGAACAAGCCCAACTACGCCCTGGCCATGTTCCGGCTGGCGCAGGCGCTGGAGCCGACCGGCGAAGTCGACGAAGCGCGCAGTCTGTACGAGCGTTACCTGCAGATCCTGCCGAACGGCGAATGGGCTGCCGAGGCGCAAAAGGCGCTGGCGCGCCTGCAGCCTCGCGCGGAGAAGGCCGCTACTTCTCCACCCGCAGAAACTCCCCGGTAG
- a CDS encoding DinB family protein encodes MHPDLAQALQAIDAATRDLTADQLSRHAEGKWSAAQILEHLSITFGSTERVLAKCVESGQCRATAPTLYHRVAAFLLTDIGYFPSGRAAPEFTRPQGIPPEKAMQQIRDNLAAMDAVLSRCEERFGLKVKIANHPVIGPLSVRQWRRFHLIHTRHHMKQIERLRSQ; translated from the coding sequence ATGCATCCCGACCTCGCACAAGCGCTGCAGGCCATCGACGCGGCGACGCGTGATTTGACTGCCGACCAGCTTTCCCGGCACGCGGAAGGGAAGTGGTCGGCGGCGCAGATCCTGGAGCATCTCTCCATCACCTTCGGCTCGACGGAGAGAGTGCTGGCGAAATGCGTAGAGAGCGGCCAGTGCCGAGCCACTGCGCCGACACTCTACCACCGGGTGGCCGCCTTCCTGCTCACCGATATCGGTTACTTCCCCTCCGGGCGCGCGGCGCCGGAGTTCACGCGCCCGCAGGGCATACCGCCGGAAAAAGCGATGCAGCAGATCCGCGACAACCTTGCGGCCATGGACGCGGTCCTCAGCCGCTGCGAGGAGCGGTTCGGCCTGAAAGTGAAGATCGCAAATCACCCCGTGATCGGGCCGTTGAGCGTAAGGCAATGGAGGCGGTTCCACCTCATTCATACGCGGCACCACATGAAGCAAATCGAGCGATTGCGGAGCCAATAA
- a CDS encoding potassium channel protein has translation MDLRRRLGLALIVLTVTTAAAVAGYRIMGGTSVSLLDAVYMAVITLAGVGYGEFVDTSRVAALRVFNIFVVIIGVAVTLYVFSVVTAFLVEGDISRIFWRRKMLKRIGELKDHYIVCGLGDTGRHVVEELQKTGTPYVVIEQREEHVRHFQEHHGEAFGDLLYLLGDATDEAVLDLAGIDRARGLIAALPFEKENLVITVMARQKNTGLRIVARCTDLKFSERILKAGANATVSPDHIGGLRLASEVLRPHVVSFLDIMLKEQSRTLRIEEIAVEAGSLWVGRRMAELNLRAGYNLLPLAIRTADAAGAQFVPNPADDRPLLGGDVIIVMGAMDDVRRAREAARAVASQAM, from the coding sequence ATGGATCTCCGCCGAAGACTCGGCCTTGCGCTGATTGTTCTGACGGTCACCACGGCGGCAGCCGTGGCCGGATACCGCATCATGGGTGGAACGTCCGTCTCCCTCCTGGACGCCGTGTACATGGCCGTGATCACGCTGGCCGGGGTTGGTTACGGCGAGTTTGTGGACACCAGCCGGGTCGCCGCCCTGCGCGTATTCAACATCTTCGTGGTCATTATCGGCGTGGCAGTGACTCTCTACGTATTCTCGGTCGTGACGGCGTTCCTGGTGGAAGGGGACATCAGTAGAATCTTCTGGAGACGCAAGATGCTGAAACGGATCGGCGAACTCAAGGACCACTACATCGTCTGCGGCCTGGGAGACACGGGCCGCCACGTCGTCGAGGAGCTCCAGAAGACCGGCACGCCGTATGTCGTCATCGAGCAGCGGGAGGAGCACGTCAGACACTTCCAGGAGCACCACGGCGAAGCGTTTGGCGACCTCTTGTACTTGCTGGGCGACGCAACGGACGAGGCCGTGCTGGACCTGGCCGGCATCGACCGCGCCCGCGGCTTGATTGCCGCCCTGCCCTTCGAGAAGGAGAATCTGGTCATCACCGTGATGGCGCGTCAGAAAAACACCGGATTGCGCATCGTGGCCCGCTGCACCGACCTGAAGTTTTCCGAGCGCATCCTCAAGGCCGGCGCCAACGCCACCGTCTCGCCTGACCACATCGGCGGGCTGCGACTGGCCAGCGAAGTACTCCGTCCGCATGTCGTGAGCTTTCTGGACATCATGCTGAAGGAGCAGAGCCGCACCCTGCGCATCGAGGAGATCGCAGTCGAGGCCGGCTCACTCTGGGTCGGCAGGAGGATGGCTGAGCTGAACCTGCGGGCGGGCTACAACCTGTTGCCGCTGGCCATCCGCACGGCCGACGCCGCCGGTGCGCAGTTCGTCCCCAACCCCGCCGACGACCGTCCCCTGCTCGGCGGTGATGTGATCATTGTCATGGGTGCGATGGACGATGTGCGCCGCGCGCGTGAAGCCGCGCGCGCTGTCGCCTCACAAGCTATGTAG